The Sulfitobacter sp. SK011 genome contains the following window.
TGTCGAAACAACGTGGTCTGGCGCTGGCGCTGAAGATGTAGACGCTGCAATTGTGCAGGTTCTGGAACCGGTGTTACTGGCAATCGAAGGGGTTGAAAGCACGAGCAGCACGTCGCGCGAAGGGCGCGGCGTGGTGGTGCTTGATTTTGAACCGTCTTGGGATATGGCACGTGCTGCTGCTGATGTGCAAACGGCCGTGGACGCTGTCACAACCTTGCCTGAAGACGCTGAAGAGCCTTATGTGCGGCGCGGTGCATGGCGAGACCGGGTAACAGATGTGGTTATCACCGGGCCGATTGCACCCGCACAATTGGGCCGCTTTGCAGATGAATTTGTGACGCGGCTTTTTGCGGTCGGTGTGACGCGGACCACAATCCAAGGGGTCGCCTCACCTGAAACTCTGGTCGAAGTGCCATCCGCAAAATTGATCGCGTATGACATAAGCATGGCCGATATCGCTGGTGCCATTGCGGCGGAAGTTGATGCCGATCCGGCCGGCGATGTGGCAGGGGCCAATGCACGGGTACGCACCGGGACCGCCAAACGAAGTGCAACCCAAATTGAGGGTATTGTTCTGCGTTCAAATCCGGATGGGTCCAAATTGACCATCGCGGATGTTGCGCAGGTTCTCACCCAAAGCGTTGATCGCAAACGAAGCTTTTTTGTGGGTGCCAACCCGGCAATGTCGGTGCGCATAGACCGATCAGATGGCGGTGACGCGATCGCGATTCAGGAAAAAGTCGAGAAGGTCGCGGGTGAATTGGCGGCAAGCTTGCCTGCCTCGGTATCGGTTGAATTGATCCGCACGCGGGCCGCCGCGATTACCGGGCGACTGGATCTGTTGATTGACAATGGCCTCATGGGATTGGGGTTGGTTGTGACATTGCTGTTCTTGTTCCTGAACGCCCGCACGGCCTTCTGGGTCGCCGCAGGTATACCGGTGTCGATGGCGGCGGCAATTGCGTTGATGTATGCGGGCGGGATCACCATCAATATGATCTCGCTTTTTGGGCTGATCATCACGCTGGGCATCGTGGTTGATGATGCGATTGTGGTGGGCGAACACGCCGACCATCGCTTTAAAGTCCTCGGCGAAAGCGCGATGGAGGCGGCGGAAAATGCGGCCCGTCGAATGGCCAAGCCGGTTTTTGCGGCCACGCTGACCACCATCATCGCCTTTTTTGGGCTGATTGCTGTTGGGGGGCGGTTTGGCGATCTGATCAAGGACATCCCTTTTACGGTGATTGCGGTGCTGGCCGCATCTTTGGTCGAATGTTTCCTGATCTTGCCCAACCACATGGCCCACGCGATGCGCGCGGCGCGGGCGGAACATTGGTACGACCTGCCGAGCCGTGTGGTGAACCGTGGCTTTGTCTGGGCGCGCGAAAAACTGTTCCGACCATTTATGGCGGGTGTGATCATGGCGCGGTATGTGGTGCTGGCAGGCGTCGTCGTGGTGCTGGCCAGCCAAGTGGCGTTGTTTATCCGTGGCGATGTGCAGTGGCGCTTTTTCAACGCGCCAGAGCGGGCTTCTGTCACTGGCAATTTCGCGATGGTCGAAGGGGCAAGCCGCGCCGATACGCTTGAGATGATGCGCGAAATGCAGCGTGCGACCGAAGAGTTGGGCGCAGAATATGCCGAACGCTATGGCACCAATCCGCTTGATTACGTGATGGCGCAGGTTGGCGGCACTACGGGCCGGGGGTTGGCAGGTGCGGACACCAAAGATCCGGATTTGCTGGGCGGGATTTCGATTGAACTGATCGACGCCGATCTGCGCCCCTATTCCAGTTTTGCGTTTGTTGGGGAGTTGCAGGATCGGGTGGTAAATCATCCGCTGGCCGAAACGGTCAGCTTTCGGCGCTGGCATTCCGGGCCGGGCGGTGATGCGCTCGATGTTCAGTTCTACGGTGCAGACACAGATACGCTGAAAGCTGCATCTGAGGATCTGCAGGCTGCAATGCGCCAATACCCAGAGGTCAGTGCAATTCAGGATAATCTGGCCTATGACAAAGAGGAATTGATCCTCGATTTGACCGCACAGGGTCAGGCGCTGGGCTTCACCATCGACGCGCTGGGCCGCGCCTTGCGCAATCGTCTGGGCGGGATTGAGGCCGCAACGTACCCCGACGGGCCACGATCGGCAGCCATCCGTGTTGAATTGCCAGAGGGCGAATTGACAGCGGATTTTCTGGATCGAAGCCAGATGCGCACGCCAGATGGTATTTATGTGCCGCTGGCCGATATTGTGAGTGTGACACGCCGCACGGGTTTTAGCACAGTCAGACGAGAAAACGGCATTCGGCTGATTTCAGTCACAGGCGACATATCCGAAGACGATCCGGCGCGTGCAACGGAAATCACCCGAGCGCTGGCCGACGATATTCTGCCCCGCATTGCATCGGAACGTCAGGTCGAATTCCGCCTTGCAGGACTGAGCGAGCAGGAAGACCAATTTCTGAACGATGCGCTGACCGGGTTGATCCTGTGTCTAACTGGGATTTTTCTGGTGTTGGCCTGGGTCTTTGGGTCGTGGACCCGCCCTATGGTCGTGATGGCCATCATCCCATTTGGGTTGGTCGGCACGATTTACGGCCACGCCCTTTGGGATGTTCCGTTGAGCATGTTCACGGTAGTTGGCCTTTTGGGCATGACCGGGATCATCATTAACGACTCTATTGTCCTCGTGACGACGATTGACGAACACGCTGAAACGCGCGGATTGGTCCCATCAATCATTGATGGGGCAGCCGATCGGTTGCGGCCTGTTATGCTGACCACCATGACAACTGTGCTGGGGATGGCACCGCTCCTTTATGAGCAAAGCCAGCAGGCGCAATTTCTCAAACCGACGGTGATCACGTTGGTATATGGCCTGGGGTTTGGCATGTTTTTGGTGCTATTGGTGGTGCCCGCGCTGATCGCTGCACAACATGATATCGCCCGCCAAATTGCCGCCATGCGGCGCGGTGTTCGCGCGCCTGTTGGCGGCTTGCGCTGGGGGATGTCGGCGCTGTGGGCCGTGATCATCGGCTGGGGCGCACTGACCCTTGGCTGGGCGATCTGGCAGGGACAGATTTATCCCGGACTGGCACAGCTCTTACCGACATTTGCCGACCTGTCGGCACTCACAGAAGCCTTGATCCTGTTCGTCATCGGTGCGGCTTTGGTTGCTTTGTTGGGCTATCTGATCGGGGCACTGGCATTTGCCATGCAGCGCCGAGCAGGCTCAAATCCGGCACCTTAACCGGGGGTGCACCCTTGAATTTCAACCGCATGTTTTTCCCCCAGCACGGTGATAAGAATGGCTGAGCGGTCAATGGCCAACGCCCCGCCATTGGTTGATGACAGGTCCCCTATGGCGGTCAGATGCCTGCCATTGCGGCTGCTGTCTGTTTCACTCATCCACATATTGGGCTGACCCGGTTCGATCACAACAACCTCGCGTCCGCCCGCCGAAGGGACGTTCAGCCGGGTTTCGATCTCCAATCCATTGGCCGTCGGCCGCAGGGAACAGGTCGCTGATTTTACGCCCGCTTCTGAAGCGGAATAAGCGCGGGCAGCAAGAGCAGCGGCAATCGAGGGTGTCGGGTTGCGACTTGTAGTGTCCAAAGTCGCGCGCAACGACAACTGCTGCGGCACGCAAATATCGCTGCACACGCCGATGTCGAGGTCGGCATGCAATGTGACCGGCTTGCCGGAACTGCGGGGCGCAATGGTGATCGGCAAAATCAGTTCATTTGCATACCCAATCGTGCGCACGCCACCTGTGCGAAACACACTTGGCGCGGGCCATGTGATGCCGACACCACCCAGGTTGGATGACCCGGACCAGTCAAAGTGTGGCGGAATCCCGTTGTCCCCGGGGCTGCGCCAATAGGTTTTCCACCCCGGTGCCAGCGTCAGTTTTATGGCGGCCACGCGGGTGCCGTCGGCCTGCTGCCATCCGGTCAGAATTTCACCGGTGACAGGGGCACCACTCTGGGCTTGTGCTGTCGCAGGAACGGCAAGCAGTCCGAGGAACAAGGCGCTGATCAATGATTTCATCATATTTCATAAATGCGTCAATCCAACCCGGCTGCCAAGTCACGTTTGTATCATCCATGTTTCGCCGATGACGGGGCTTGGCCCTTGTCACGACCAAAGTCAGCCTCCATGTTCAAAGATAAGCAGAAGACGAGAGAGCACCCTTGGCATGACCTCGACCACTTTGAACCTGACCGGAAAACTGCTGGTGGCGATGCCCGGCATGGGCGACCCGCGCTTTGCCCACGCGGTGATTTTTGTGACGGCCCATTCCGACGACGGGGCGATGGGATTGATGGTAAACAAACCTGCGCCAGACCTGAAGTTGTCGGATGTTTTGGACAAACTGGTCGAAGGAACGGCTTCTGTCGACGGCTCTCTGGGGGTGCGTATTGGCGGGCCGGTTGAGACGGGTCGCGGATTTGTCCTGCATTCGGGGGAGTATCGCTCCGCCATCGAAACGCTTGTGATTGATGATGATTTTGCGCTTACGGCGACCCTCGATGTGCTGGAAGATATCGCCGGAAACAAGGGGCCCAAAAAGGCATTGCTGATGTTGGGCTATGCCGGCTGGGGACCTAAGCAGCTTGAGGCTGAGATCGCCCAAAACGGCTGGCTGACCTGCGACGCAGAAACAGGATTGGTGTTCGACCTGCCGGACGCCAAGAAATGGAGCGCTGCGTTGCAGTCGATCGGGGTCGATCCCTTGGGATTATCGGCGGCGGCCGGGCGGGCGTAAATCAGGCGATCATCGCGGTGCTGCGGCCCTTTGCAACCGGTCATTGATGGCCCGGCCCAATCCATGTGCCGGGATCGGTGCAACAGCGATCGGCCGCTTTAGCGCATCCAGTTGGTGCAAAAACTCAAACAGGTTTGCCGCCGCCTCAACCAGGTCGGCGGTCTGCGACAGGTTCAGATCGCAGGCCATTGGCCCAAACCCAAGCAAAACTTCGTCTCCGTTGGCCTGAGCGGCATTCAACCGCACGGATGCGCCGGGCGCGTAATGCGAGGCCAACTGCCCCGGCGCAGTGATATCGGCATCGTTTGTGAGATCGAGGGGGTGACCAAGTGCCGCCTCAATCGCCTCTTGCGGCAGCCCACCGGCGCGCAGAAGAGTCGGTCTGGCACCCTGCAGCCCGACAATCGTACTTTCCAATCCAACGGAGCAAGGCCCGTCGTCCACTACGGCGGCGATGCGGCCACCAAGACCCGACAACACATGCGCCGCTGTTGTTGCGCTGATCCGGCCTGATGGGTTGGCCGACGGGGCCGCAACCGGGCCGCCGAATTCAGCAAGCAACTTACGTGCCAAGGCATGTGCGGGCACGCGCAGGGCGACCGTATCAAGGCCCGCTGTCACGAGGCCGGACAAACCGTGCCCTTCTTTGAGGGGCAGGACCAGTGTCAGCGGTCCGGGCCAAAAGGCGCTGGCGAGGATTTCGGCGGTGTCGGACCACTGAACATATGTCTGTATTGCGTCGGTATTGTGTAGGTGGACGATCAGTGGATTGAAGCTGGGCCGCCCCTTGGCCTCATAAATGGCCGCAACGGCGCGGCCATTCCGGGCATCGGCACCCAGGCCATAGACCGTTTCGGTTGGAAACGCGACAAGCTGGCCTTGTGCCAGCAACGCTGCCGCTTGGGAAATCCCGGCGGCATCTGGTTGCAAAATGATTGTTTCTTGGCTCATCTGATCCTCGTGACGCCGCGTTGTGGGTTGCGGGTGCTGGGCTGCCGTTTCATGCTGCGCTTGCGTACCGCACAGCCCTTATCAGGGCCAAGCCGGGCTTGCCAATCCCGGGTTCGATCTTTGAGGAGATGACAAATGCCATACCGTGCCGCCGTGGACGATTTTAACTTTCTGTTTGATCATGTCGTCGATTTCGCCACACTTCGGGAAACCGAACAATTTTCTGAAGCCACTGACGACGTGACCCGTGCAATCTTGTCCGAGGCGGGCAAGATGTGTGACGAGGTCCTGGCCCCCTTGCAACGCAATGGTGATCTGCATCCGGCGCGGTTGGAAAACGGTGTCGTGCGGACGTCGCCCGGGTTTGACGGTGGGTTTAAAGCCATTGCCGAGGGCGGCTGGATTGGGATGTCAGCAGATCCTGAATATGGCGGCATGGGGCTGCCGATGACGCTGACCTCTGCGGTAAATGAAATGATGTCGGGTGCGTGTCTGTCGCTGCAACTGGCCCCGCTCATGTCTCAGGGCCAGATTGAAGCGCTGGAACATCACGCCTCAGACGAGATTAAGGCGCTCTATCTGCCCAAGCTGATCAGCGGCGAATGGACCGGCACGATGAACCTGACCGAACCACAGGCCGGTTCAGACGTGGGCGCGCTGTCCTCCAAGGCCGAGGACAATGGCGATGGGACATATGCGGTCAGTGGTCAGAAGATTTACATCAGTTGGGGTGACAACGACTTTTCTGACAATGTCTGCCATCTGGTTTTGGCGCGCTTGCCGGGCGCACCGGCCGGCACCAAAGGGATCAGCTTGTTTCTGGTGCCAAAATTCCTGCCGGATGAAAACGGTGAACCGGGGCCGCGCAATGGTGTGAGCGTGGTCAGCCTTGAGCATAAAATGGGCCTGCACGGGTCCCCCACTGCCGTCATGCAATATGACAGTGCAAAAGGTTGGATGATCGGCAAGGAACAAGGCGGCATGGCGGCCATGTTTACCATGATGAACAATGCGCGACTGGGCGTTGGCGGACAGGGCATAGGTGCTGCCGAAGGGGCCTATCAAAAGGCATTGGAATACGCGTTGGAGCGCAAACAGGGCCGCGCAGGCGGAACCGGGACAATCGCTGAGCATGCCGATGTGCGCCGGATGCTGTTGACCATGAAGGCCGATGTGTTTGCGGCCCGGGCGATTGCGTTGTCGTGCGCCCATGCCATCGACATGGGGCAGGCCACGCAGGCCGAAAACTGGAAAGCGCGCGCTGCTTTCCTGACCCCGATTGCCAAGGCGTTCGGCACCGACACGGGTATTGCCGTGGCGGAAATGGGGGTGCAGGTGCATGGCGGCATGGGCTTTATCGAAGAAACAGGTGCAGCGCAGTTCAGCCGCGATGTGCGGGTGACTGCGATATATGAGGGCACCAATGGCATACAGGCAATGGATCTGGTCGCCCGCAAGATGATGGACGGCGGCGAGGCGGCCAATCTTTTGCTCGACGAAATCGAGACCGATGCCGAAGCTGCGCGCGAGGCGTTTCCCAAGATGGCCGACGCGGTCTGGCAAGCGTCGGAAACCCTGCGTGAGGCGACAGAATGGGTGACGGCGCAAGACGAAATGAATACCCGTTTTGCCGGGGCCGTGCCGTATCTGCGGGCCTTCGCGCGGGTGCTGGGCGGGCATCTGCACCTCAAAGCCGCAA
Protein-coding sequences here:
- a CDS encoding efflux RND transporter permease subunit gives rise to the protein MARPIPKSAGGLLSYFTRHRTVANLLLVVLLVAGLAAAPNMRAQFFPDVIIDNVTVETTWSGAGAEDVDAAIVQVLEPVLLAIEGVESTSSTSREGRGVVVLDFEPSWDMARAAADVQTAVDAVTTLPEDAEEPYVRRGAWRDRVTDVVITGPIAPAQLGRFADEFVTRLFAVGVTRTTIQGVASPETLVEVPSAKLIAYDISMADIAGAIAAEVDADPAGDVAGANARVRTGTAKRSATQIEGIVLRSNPDGSKLTIADVAQVLTQSVDRKRSFFVGANPAMSVRIDRSDGGDAIAIQEKVEKVAGELAASLPASVSVELIRTRAAAITGRLDLLIDNGLMGLGLVVTLLFLFLNARTAFWVAAGIPVSMAAAIALMYAGGITINMISLFGLIITLGIVVDDAIVVGEHADHRFKVLGESAMEAAENAARRMAKPVFAATLTTIIAFFGLIAVGGRFGDLIKDIPFTVIAVLAASLVECFLILPNHMAHAMRAARAEHWYDLPSRVVNRGFVWAREKLFRPFMAGVIMARYVVLAGVVVVLASQVALFIRGDVQWRFFNAPERASVTGNFAMVEGASRADTLEMMREMQRATEELGAEYAERYGTNPLDYVMAQVGGTTGRGLAGADTKDPDLLGGISIELIDADLRPYSSFAFVGELQDRVVNHPLAETVSFRRWHSGPGGDALDVQFYGADTDTLKAASEDLQAAMRQYPEVSAIQDNLAYDKEELILDLTAQGQALGFTIDALGRALRNRLGGIEAATYPDGPRSAAIRVELPEGELTADFLDRSQMRTPDGIYVPLADIVSVTRRTGFSTVRRENGIRLISVTGDISEDDPARATEITRALADDILPRIASERQVEFRLAGLSEQEDQFLNDALTGLILCLTGIFLVLAWVFGSWTRPMVVMAIIPFGLVGTIYGHALWDVPLSMFTVVGLLGMTGIIINDSIVLVTTIDEHAETRGLVPSIIDGAADRLRPVMLTTMTTVLGMAPLLYEQSQQAQFLKPTVITLVYGLGFGMFLVLLVVPALIAAQHDIARQIAAMRRGVRAPVGGLRWGMSALWAVIIGWGALTLGWAIWQGQIYPGLAQLLPTFADLSALTEALILFVIGAALVALLGYLIGALAFAMQRRAGSNPAP
- a CDS encoding protein-disulfide reductase DsbD domain-containing protein; translated protein: MMKSLISALFLGLLAVPATAQAQSGAPVTGEILTGWQQADGTRVAAIKLTLAPGWKTYWRSPGDNGIPPHFDWSGSSNLGGVGITWPAPSVFRTGGVRTIGYANELILPITIAPRSSGKPVTLHADLDIGVCSDICVPQQLSLRATLDTTSRNPTPSIAAALAARAYSASEAGVKSATCSLRPTANGLEIETRLNVPSAGGREVVVIEPGQPNMWMSETDSSRNGRHLTAIGDLSSTNGGALAIDRSAILITVLGEKHAVEIQGCTPG
- a CDS encoding YqgE/AlgH family protein yields the protein MTSTTLNLTGKLLVAMPGMGDPRFAHAVIFVTAHSDDGAMGLMVNKPAPDLKLSDVLDKLVEGTASVDGSLGVRIGGPVETGRGFVLHSGEYRSAIETLVIDDDFALTATLDVLEDIAGNKGPKKALLMLGYAGWGPKQLEAEIAQNGWLTCDAETGLVFDLPDAKKWSAALQSIGVDPLGLSAAAGRA
- a CDS encoding L-threonylcarbamoyladenylate synthase, with amino-acid sequence MSQETIILQPDAAGISQAAALLAQGQLVAFPTETVYGLGADARNGRAVAAIYEAKGRPSFNPLIVHLHNTDAIQTYVQWSDTAEILASAFWPGPLTLVLPLKEGHGLSGLVTAGLDTVALRVPAHALARKLLAEFGGPVAAPSANPSGRISATTAAHVLSGLGGRIAAVVDDGPCSVGLESTIVGLQGARPTLLRAGGLPQEAIEAALGHPLDLTNDADITAPGQLASHYAPGASVRLNAAQANGDEVLLGFGPMACDLNLSQTADLVEAAANLFEFLHQLDALKRPIAVAPIPAHGLGRAINDRLQRAAAPR
- a CDS encoding acyl-CoA dehydrogenase gives rise to the protein MPYRAAVDDFNFLFDHVVDFATLRETEQFSEATDDVTRAILSEAGKMCDEVLAPLQRNGDLHPARLENGVVRTSPGFDGGFKAIAEGGWIGMSADPEYGGMGLPMTLTSAVNEMMSGACLSLQLAPLMSQGQIEALEHHASDEIKALYLPKLISGEWTGTMNLTEPQAGSDVGALSSKAEDNGDGTYAVSGQKIYISWGDNDFSDNVCHLVLARLPGAPAGTKGISLFLVPKFLPDENGEPGPRNGVSVVSLEHKMGLHGSPTAVMQYDSAKGWMIGKEQGGMAAMFTMMNNARLGVGGQGIGAAEGAYQKALEYALERKQGRAGGTGTIAEHADVRRMLLTMKADVFAARAIALSCAHAIDMGQATQAENWKARAAFLTPIAKAFGTDTGIAVAEMGVQVHGGMGFIEETGAAQFSRDVRVTAIYEGTNGIQAMDLVARKMMDGGEAANLLLDEIETDAEAAREAFPKMADAVWQASETLREATEWVTAQDEMNTRFAGAVPYLRAFARVLGGHLHLKAAMADRGGAREKLARFYIQRLLPEHIGLLAHAQAGDDDLFALTVDELAA